In a genomic window of Patagioenas fasciata isolate bPatFas1 chromosome 39, bPatFas1.hap1, whole genome shotgun sequence:
- the LOC139826294 gene encoding uncharacterized protein: MDPSSGPSEELGVPMDPPSAPSEELGFPMHPPSAPGEELGVPMDPSSDAGEELGFPIDPPGAPSEELGLPMDPPSAPGEELGLPMDPPSAPGEELGLPMDPPSAPSEELGLPMDPPSAPSEELGLPMDPPSAPGEELGLPMDPPSAPGEELGLPMDPPSAPGEEFGLPMDPPSAPSEELGLPMDPASAPGEEFGLPMDPPSVPSEESGLPVPPSAAGENLGLPIPPPPPPRPESSTPAPPKRPLPTSPPIPPKRPRLAAPDRVTGVTWSCSVWHRVWSGRRRLRRQLRRHHPHHLGDDRDLALEREVTETLARGDRPTQPLLRFGASARVMEPQVLLRLVPDVPEAPAPLFRDFCHFLEGFLPGAVRQRLGWGALPTNGVLQ, translated from the coding sequence ATGGACCCATCAAGTGGTCCCAGTGAGGAATTGGGGGTCCCAATGGACCCCCCAAGTGCTCCCAGTGAGGAACTGGGGTTCCCAATGCATCCCCCAAGTGCTCCCGGTGAAGAATTGGGGGTCCCAATGGACCCATCGAGTGATGCTGGTGAGGAATTGGGGTTCCCAATAGACCCCCCAGGTGCTCCCAGTGAGGAACTGGGGCTCCCAATGGACCCCCCAAGTGCTCCTGGTGAGGAACTGGGGCTCCCAATGGACCCCCCAAGTGCTCCCGGTGAGGAATTGGGGCTCCCAATGGACCCCCCAAGTGCTCCCAGTGAGGAACTGGGGCTCCCAATGGACCCCCCAAGTGCTCCCAGTGAGGAACTGGGGCTCCCAATGGACCCCCCAAGTGCTCCTGGTGAAGAATTGGGGCTCCCAATGGACCCCCCAAGTGCTCCTGGTGAAGAATTGGGGCTCCCAATGGATCCCCCAAGTGCTCCTGGTGAAGAATTTGGGCTCCCAATGGACCCCCCAAGTGCTCCCAGTGAGGAACTGGGGCTCCCAATGGACCCCGCAAGTGCTCCTGGTGAAGAATTTGGGCTCCCAATGGACCCCCCAAGTGTTCCCAGTGAAGAATCGGGGCTCCCGGTGCCCCCCAGCGCAGCCGGTGAGAACCTGGGGCTCCCAataccccccccgccccctccgcgtcCTGAATCCtccaccccagcaccccccaaacgccccctccccacatcaccccccatcccccccaagcGCCCCCGCCTCGCCGCCCCTGACCGGGTGACCGGGGTGACCTGGAGCTGCTCCGTGTGGCACCGCGTGTGGAGCGGGCGACGCCGCCTGCGCCGACAGCTCCGGCgccaccacccccaccacctcGGTGACGACCGCGACCTGGCGCTGGAGCGGGAGGTGACGGAGACGCTGGCGCGGGGGGACAGGCCCACACAACCACTGCTGCGCTTCGGCGCCAGCGCCCGGGTGATGGAGCCACAGGTGCTGCTGCGCTTGGTCCCGGACGTTCCGGAGGCTCCGGCGCCGCTTTTTCGGGACTTTTGCCATTTTTTGGAGGGTTTTCTGCCCGGCGCCGTGCGGCAGCGCCTGGGGTGGGGGGCGCTTCCTACCAACGGGGTTTTGCAGTAA